The sequence below is a genomic window from Croceicoccus marinus.
ACGACCGCGATCGACAGCACGAACCCGCCCACGACGCTCGCCTGGATGAACGAGGTGTAGAAGCCGCGCTTTTCGGGAGGGGCGTGTTCGGCGACATAGATCGCCGCGCCGCCATATTCGCCGCCCAGCGCCAGTCCCTGGAGGATTCGGAACAGGATCACGATGATGGGCGCGGCAATGCCGATGGTGCCGGCGGACGGGATCAGGCCCACGCCCGCCGTCGCGACGCCCATCAGCGTGACGGTGACGAGAAACGTGTATTTGCGCCCCAGCCGGTCGCCCAGGAACCCGAACAGGATCGCGCCCAGCGGGCGGAAACCGAAGCCGACCGCAAAGCCGGCCCAGACCAGCAGAAGCTGCAGCGTTTCATTGTCCGAAGGAAAGAACGCCGCGCCGATCAGCCCGGCCAGCGTGCCGTAGATGAAGAAATCGTACCATTCGAAGATCGTGCCCACCGACGAAGCGGCGATCACGAGCCGAACGTCGGACCCGCTCAATTCTTTGTCGAACGCGGGCGTCGCACCGCCCGGCTGGCCCGATTGCGCCATTCCCGTCTCCCAGTTCCCTTGCGCGATCCCTAGCGCGGCGAACGGACGCTTGCCAAGCCGGAGCGTGACGCGCGGCGCAAAAGCGGGGTCAGCCTTCGCGGTTCGCCAGCGCCCTTACCGCGGCGTCCCACGCCAGCAGGATCGCCCCGTGCCGGGCGGGAAACGCGCGGGCAGGCTCCAGCAGTTCCAGCCCCGGCCAGTCGGGCATGTCGCCTTCGTCGCGCAGCCAGCCGCGGATCGCCTGTGCGGACGCGGCAATCTGCGCGGCGCTGCGCCCTGCCGCGCCTTGCGCGAACACCGCTGCTGAAGCCTGGCCGATGGCGCAGGCCTGCGCCGAAAGGCCGATCCGGTCCACGGCGCCTTCATCATCCAGCGCAAGACCGATCGCCAGCGTGCTTCCGCAGCTCGCCGAACGCGCTTCGCCGCGAAGCGACAGTTCTTCCGCCATCGGGAAGCGCGCCAGCGCCACGGCGGCGGCCAGCACCTGCGG
It includes:
- a CDS encoding iron-sulfur cluster assembly scaffold protein — encoded protein: MNAARLYTPQVLAAAVALARFPMAEELSLRGEARSASCGSTLAIGLALDDEGAVDRIGLSAQACAIGQASAAVFAQGAAGRSAAQIAASAQAIRGWLRDEGDMPDWPGLELLEPARAFPARHGAILLAWDAAVRALANREG